One window of the Triticum dicoccoides isolate Atlit2015 ecotype Zavitan chromosome 3B, WEW_v2.0, whole genome shotgun sequence genome contains the following:
- the LOC119281695 gene encoding uncharacterized protein LOC119281695 — MSQRPGRHQRRASQSVFSLPENFASLEDVPADGVGEQRKPAAAGADASEQQPARPAGRHRRAMSMAVPSRDLDMIVEDMGSYKYGA, encoded by the coding sequence ATGTCGCAGAGGCCGGGGAGGCACCAGAGGAGGGCGTCGCAGAGTGTGTTCTCGCTGCCGGAGAACTTCGCCAGCCTGGAGGACGTGCCGGCGGACGGCGTCGGCGAGCAGCGGAAGCCCGCCGCGGCTGGGGCGGACGCCTCCGAGCAGCAGCCCGCGAGGCCggcggggcgccaccgccgggcaatgtCGATGGCCGTGCCCTCCAGGGACCTGGACATGATCGTGGAGGACATGGGAAGCTATAAGTACGGCGCCTGA